A window of the Chloroflexota bacterium genome harbors these coding sequences:
- a CDS encoding carbohydrate ABC transporter permease — protein MIATATASRAGVGARPARRRPRRALLHAFLIAVCAVWLFPLGWAIYTALRPYGETARLGYVSIGGTYTIDNFVNAWNQAELPHFFLNTIIIVVPAVILVLFFASMVAFAVSRYSFKFSLALLMLFTAGNLLPQQVVIVPLFRLYLALPLPQPLSDNGVFYDQFIGIIAIHVAFQLGFCTFVLSNFMKTIPRELNEAAVVDGASVWDTYLRVILPLTRPALAALATLEFTWIYNDFFWAILLMRTGSKLPITSALNNLSGQFFTDNNLLSAGAILVALPTLIVFVILQKQFIGGLTLGSTKG, from the coding sequence ATGATCGCCACCGCGACGGCGTCCCGGGCGGGTGTCGGTGCACGTCCTGCACGACGGAGGCCTCGCCGGGCACTACTCCACGCATTCCTGATCGCGGTCTGCGCAGTGTGGCTCTTCCCGCTGGGGTGGGCCATCTACACGGCGTTGCGCCCATACGGCGAAACGGCCCGACTCGGGTATGTGTCCATCGGTGGCACGTATACGATCGACAACTTCGTCAATGCCTGGAACCAGGCCGAACTACCACATTTCTTCCTCAACACGATCATCATCGTGGTCCCGGCGGTGATCCTCGTGCTGTTCTTTGCTTCGATGGTCGCCTTTGCGGTGTCTCGCTACAGCTTCAAATTCAGCCTGGCCCTCCTGATGTTGTTCACGGCGGGCAACCTGCTGCCCCAGCAGGTGGTCATCGTGCCGCTCTTCCGGCTGTACCTGGCGCTTCCCTTGCCGCAGCCGCTCAGCGACAACGGGGTCTTCTACGACCAGTTCATCGGGATCATCGCGATCCACGTCGCGTTCCAGCTCGGCTTCTGCACGTTCGTGCTGTCGAATTTCATGAAGACGATCCCGCGGGAACTCAACGAAGCCGCCGTCGTCGACGGTGCATCGGTCTGGGATACCTACCTGCGGGTGATCCTGCCTTTGACGAGGCCGGCCCTCGCCGCGCTCGCGACCCTCGAGTTCACCTGGATCTACAACGACTTCTTCTGGGCGATCCTGCTGATGCGGACCGGTTCGAAGTTGCCGATCACGTCCGCTCTCAACAACCTCTCGGGTCAGTTCTTCACCGACAACAATCTTCTCTCAGCCGGGGCGATCCTCGTCGCTCTGCCGACACTGATCGTGTTCGTCATTCTGCAGAAACAGTTCATCGGCGGCCTGACGCTTGGCTCCACCAAGGGCTGA
- a CDS encoding sugar ABC transporter permease, whose translation MVGIPAFIHIFLIWLPTLGSILLSFTSWNGIGGLGRIKFVGLTNYQVLFGGIYPPFYPALAHNLIWLAVFLLIATPIGMLLAVLLDREIRGSRIYQSIIYMPVVLSLAVVGFIWELQYAPDQGFLNNVLGTTTSSGHLIDWLGNPDINLWAVLVAASWRHVGYVMVLYLAGLKSVDPTLREAASIDGANARQTFFRVIFPILAPINVVVLVVTVIESLRAFDIVYIINKGLNGLELLSVLVTNNILGEASRVGFGSAIAVILLLISIGPIIFYLARTLGEDAR comes from the coding sequence ATGGTGGGCATACCGGCCTTCATCCACATCTTCCTCATCTGGCTCCCGACCCTCGGCTCGATCCTCCTCTCTTTCACGAGTTGGAACGGGATCGGTGGGCTCGGCCGGATCAAGTTCGTCGGGCTCACGAACTACCAGGTCCTGTTTGGCGGTATCTATCCGCCGTTCTATCCGGCGCTGGCCCACAACCTCATCTGGCTGGCCGTATTCCTCTTGATCGCCACCCCGATCGGGATGCTCCTCGCGGTCCTGCTCGATCGGGAGATTCGAGGATCGCGGATCTACCAGAGCATCATCTACATGCCTGTCGTGCTGTCCCTTGCGGTCGTGGGATTCATCTGGGAGCTGCAGTACGCACCCGATCAGGGCTTCCTCAACAATGTGCTCGGCACAACCACGAGCAGCGGCCACCTCATCGACTGGCTTGGGAATCCGGACATCAACCTCTGGGCAGTCCTTGTTGCGGCGAGCTGGCGGCACGTCGGCTACGTCATGGTCCTCTACCTGGCGGGGCTCAAGAGCGTCGATCCGACGCTCCGTGAGGCGGCGTCGATCGACGGTGCGAACGCTCGTCAGACCTTTTTCCGGGTGATCTTCCCGATACTCGCCCCGATCAATGTCGTCGTCCTCGTGGTGACGGTCATCGAGTCACTTCGGGCCTTCGACATCGTCTACATCATCAACAAGGGCCTGAACGGACTCGAGCTCCTGTCGGTGCTCGTGACCAACAACATTCTCGGCGAAGCCAGCAGGGTCGGGTTCGGATCCGCGATCGCCGTGATTCTTCTGCTGATCTCAATCGGACCGATCATCTTCTACCTGGCGCGCACGCTCGGCGAGGATGCCCGATGA